From the genome of Acropora palmata chromosome 4, jaAcrPala1.3, whole genome shotgun sequence, one region includes:
- the LOC141879608 gene encoding uncharacterized protein LOC141879608, with protein sequence MANHFLVMNDQRWKQTTTKHKACAINATNSTEEDVITRRENKAENNLVRSQLSELFCADPYSFYERNSIRQQKKKDRASFETALGKKKYNRGRKHDFKGSKESCLPPLKEKTQNRKQLTGFGGKGRAKKHLALLNHNIDATAEFRKRLALSLSFAGIYDLNEMNLERKGMRIKKKQKLSKEILKSNNDEETGSEKTLPSDKVEDLSLGVTKGEDNEEMPKCYVIKMLTLEKNQSSFQEKLVLPKIQTKNSISTQSPKSGLSNAMTEQRKENRLPRIGKKFRNKRSKRKDSHGYRRKVRHYDNSFERDFSERNMPFLPVLVNGRSKL encoded by the coding sequence ATGGCAAACCATTTCTTAGTCATGAACGATCAACGAtggaaacaaacaacaacaaaacacaagGCTTGTGCGATAAATGCAACGAATTCAACCGAGGAAGATGTAATTACTCGGAGAGAAAATAAAGCGGAGAACAACCTCGTGAGATCTCAACTATCAGAGCTATTTTGTGCTGATCCTTACAGCTTTTACGAAAGGAATTCGATCCGAcagcaaaagaagaaagacCGTGCGAGTTTTGAGACGgctttggggaaaaaaaaatataaccGTGGAAGAAAGCATGACTTCAAAGGATCGAAAGAATCGTGCCTACCGCCATTGAAAGAGAAAACTCAAAACAGGAAGCAGTTGACCGGCTTTGGAGGTAAAGGTCGTGCGAAGAAGCATTTAGCCCTGCTAAACCATAATATAGATGCTACAGCAGAGTTTCGCAAAAGGCTGGCTTTGAGTTTATCCTTCGCAGGAATTTATGATTTGAACGAGATGAACCTGGAGAGAAAGGGAATGAGAAtcaaaaagaagcaaaagcTAAGCAAAGAGATTTTAAAATCGAACAATGATGAAGAGACAGGAAGTGAGAAAACTTTGCCCTCTGATAAAGTAGAGGATCTTAGTTTGGGAGTAACTAAGGGCGAAGATAACGAGGAAATGCCGAAATGCTACGTGATCAAAATGCTGACACTCGAGAAAAACCAATCTTCATTTCAAGAAAAGCTCGTTCTACCTAAAATACAAACGAAGAATTCAATATCGACACAATCACCCAAAAGTGGTCTCAGTAACGCCATGACagaacaaaggaaagaaaacaggcTACCCAGGATTGGAAAAAAGTTTAGGAATAAACGTTCAAAGCGAAAAGATTCTCATGGTTACAGAAGAAAAGTGCGACATTATGACAATTCATTTGAACGGGACTTCTCCGAGAGAAATATGCCCTTTTTACCAGTCTTAGTAAATGGGAGATCGAAATTATAG
- the LOC141879612 gene encoding uncharacterized protein LOC141879612, whose product MTEDSSVYEEVYHNGIEEGSKNIDPKGNIMRKRVQFSEPLEYWREFDRETGELYEGKKNGEQQESIQYCGENVDDKLVQSGVDERTYSESQTELTQSLNKVEDTRIGTQRQIKDKRKECSVESKQNVKLDASCLPKKQLTKNSLIRCLEESSKTSGKINLNLRGACPVLQKYCAPTAVSTSIGKKPSPLPLGFNRKIYDERLLPSSFKSGNKSWNSSSKTGETGTGLPPVVGNVRTPHIVQLFD is encoded by the coding sequence ATGACCGAAGATTCCAGCGTTTACGAAGAAGTTTATCACAATGGCATCGAGGAAGGAAGTAAAAATATCGACCCGAAAGGTAACATAATGAGGAAGAGAGTTCAGTTTTCGGAACCACTGGAATATTGGAGAGAATTTGATAGAGAAACAGGAGAATTATacgagggaaaaaaaaacggagAACAGCAAGAATCAATTCAATATTGTGGTGAAAATGTTGATGACAAACTGGTTCAAAGTGGCGTGGACGAACGAACTTATTCAGAAAGCCAAACAGAACTTACTCAGTCTTTAAATAAAGTGGAAGATACGAGAATAGGCACACAGAGAcagataaaagataaaaggaaAGAATGTAGCGttgaaagtaaacaaaacGTGAAGCTAGATGCAAGCTGTCTTCCTAAAAAGCAGTTAACCAAGAATTCTCTCATTCGATGTCTTGAGGAAAGTTCGAAGACAAGcggaaaaattaatttgaatcTCAGGGGCGCATGTCCAGTCCTTCAGAAGTATTGTGCGCCTACTGCAGTGTCGACATCAATAGGAAAAAAGCCTTCTCCTTTACCACTAGGTTTCAATCGCAAAATTTACGATGAAAGGCTGCTTCCCAGTTCATTTAAAAGCGGAAACAAGAGTTGGAACTCTTCCTCTAAAACCGGAGAGACTGGAACTGGTCTGCCGCCAGTTGTCGGAAATGTGCGAACACCACATATTGTTCAACTCTTTGACTAA
- the LOC141879610 gene encoding mitochondrial carnitine/acylcarnitine carrier protein-like translates to MAEQEVAVGETQKKQARSTSGVKNFLAGGFGGICCVVSGHPLDTIKVRLQTMPTPEPGQKPMFTGTLDCALKTVRKEGFLGLYKGMAAPVVGVAPIFAICFWGFNMGKKLQLKNPNDDPTYFQIMTSGFFAGVCTTVIMAPGERIKCILQIQQASGAEKKYAGPGDVVKKLYKESGIRGVYKGTCATLMRDVPATGMYFTSYEFLLNALTPAGKSRKDVGPLSILCAGGVAGMMNWSVAIAPDVLKSRLQTAPEGSYPNGVRDVFKHMMREEGAGALFRGLTPVMIRAFPANAACFLGFELAMKFFDWVAPNW, encoded by the exons atggcagaaCAGGAGGTAGCTGTTGGGGAAACCCAAAAGAAACAGGCTAGGAGTACCTCTGGTGTGAAGAACTTTCTGGCAGGTGGATTTGGTGGAATATGTTGCGTTGTGTCGGGTCATCCATTAGACACCATCAAG gtacgACTTCAAACCATGCCGACCCCTGAACCTGGGCAGAAGCCTATGTTTACTGGAACCCTTGACTGTGCTTTGAAAACAGTTAGGAAAGAG GGCTTTCTTGGTCTGTATAAAGGTATGGCAGCACCTGTGGTTGGTGTTGCACCAATATTTGCCATCTGCTTCTGGGGATTCAATATGGGAAAAAAGTTGCAACTCAAAAATCCTAATGATGATCCAAC TTACTTTCAGATAATGACATCAGGCTTTTTTGCTGGAGTCTGCACAACTGTTATTATGGCTCCTGGAGAAAGAATAAAATGTATTTTGCAG ATCCAACAAGCATCTGGTGCTGAGAAAAAATATGCTGGCCCAGGAGATGTTGTGAAAAAGTTATACAAGGAAAGTGGAATCCGTGGAGTGTACAAAGGGACTTGTGCTACTTTAATGAGAG ATGTACCGGCCACTGGAATGTACTTTACTTCTTATGAATTCCTTCTTAATGCACTAACTCCAGCAGGAAAATC GAGAAAAGATGTGGGGCCCTTAAGTATTCTTTGTGCTGGAG gtGTGGCTGGCATGATGAACTGGTCTGTGGCCATAGCACCAGATGTACTAAAGTCACGTTTGCAAACTG CACCTGAAGGTTCTTATCCAAATGGAGTCCGGGATGTATTCAAACACATG atGCGTGAGGAAGGAGCAGGTGCTTTGTTTAGAGGTTTAACGCCTGTCATGATCAGAGCTTTCCCAGCAAATGCG GCTTGCTTCCTCGGGTTTGAATTGGCGATGAAATTTTTCGATTGGGTTGCGCCAAACTGGTGA
- the LOC141879609 gene encoding uncharacterized protein LOC141879609, which translates to MMQFVSYIDRQKSGPGSSEKSQKVHSANWKEEIQLHKELDCLCKQEQQRVSRITSDQRIVVHRFQRKLSTSVEIARKHEKVRETFDKSHLHAKERKELQSGNPEKDKISLTQLRCLSASPKPPLPKFRRARSCEPREETSKFLFSKETTRPSSLDLTPRPMTALEKRNKMWERQLKTVTQRFNRARSAPARTSYYRISDFGLEHVNARERQCMRTQHRGPTNLEIDMECFRRLREKEVYFERQAVKAFLASIEPLELVPWTSGSEALENNNETENTLLAAGEKEMNSNELHRRTYSVLSYSQDEEDLTEFGRKSSNKAAPLNAWT; encoded by the coding sequence ATGATGCAGTTTGTGAGTTACATCGACAGACAAAAATCTGGACCAGGAAGCTCTGAGAAGTCACAGAAAGTTCATTCGGCCAACTGGAAAGAAGAAATTCAACTCCACAAAGAACTAGACTGCCTATGTAAACAAGAACAACAGAGAGTTTCTAGAATAACATCTGATCAGCGAATTGTTGTGCATCGATTTCAACGCAAACTCTCGACGAGCGTCGAAATCGCtagaaaacatgaaaaagtgAGGGAAACATTTGATAAAAGTCACTTACAtgcaaaagaaaggaaagaattgCAAAGCGGAAACCCTGAGAAAGACAAGATATCTTTGACTCAACTTCGTTGTCTGAGCGCGAGCCCAAAGCCACCTCTCCCAAAATTCCGAAGAGCAAGATCTTGCGAGCCACGTGAAGAAACGAGTAAATTTCTATTCTCTAAAGAAACAACAAGACCTTCTTCATTAGATTTAACGCCTAGGCCCATGACGGCGcttgagaaaagaaacaaaatgtggGAGAGACAATTAAAAACCGTGACTCAAAGATTTAATCGGGCCAGAAGCGCGCCGGCCAGAACTTCTTACTACCGCATCTCTGATTTCGGTTTGGAACATGTGAATGCACGCGAAAGACAATGTATGCGAACACAGCATCGAGGACCTACTAATTTGGAAATAGATATGGAGTGCTTTCGCCGTCTGAGGGAAAAGGAAGTTTATTTTGAGCGGCAAGCTGTGAAAGCATTTCTTGCAAGCATCGAACCTCTTGAACTGGTTCCATGGACATCTGGCTCTGAGGCCTTGGAAAATAATAACGAAACAGAAAACACGCTTCTTGCCGCGGGCGAAAAAGAGATGAATTCCAACGAACTTCACCGAAGAACTTACTCAGTTCTTTCTTACTCACAAGACGAAGAAGATTTGACGGAATTTGGGAGAAAAAGCAGCAACAAAGCCGCACCGCTCAACGCTTGGACTTGA